Proteins from a single region of Urocitellus parryii isolate mUroPar1 chromosome 4, mUroPar1.hap1, whole genome shotgun sequence:
- the Nfrkb gene encoding nuclear factor related to kappa-B-binding protein isoform X5, giving the protein MTRVNAGRKGSLAALYDLAVLKKKVKEKEEKKKKKIKLIKSEAEDLAETLSNTEGVPPLSQAPSPLAIPSIKEEPLEDLKPCLGINEISSSFFSLLLEILLLENQASLPMLEERVLDWQSSPASSLNSWFSAAPNWAELVLPALQYLAGESRAVPSSFSPFVEFKEKTQQWKLLGQSQDNEKELAALFQLWLETKDQAFCKQENEDSSDATTPVPRVRTDYVVRPSTGEEKRVFQEQERYRYSQPHKAFTFRMHGFESVVGPVKGVFDKETSLNKAREHSLLRSDRPAYVTILSLVRDAAARLPNGEGTRAEICELLKDSQFLAPDVTSTQVNTVVSGALDRLHYEKDPCVKYDIGRKLWIYLHRDRSEEEFERIHQAQAAAAKARKALQQKPKPPSKVKSNSKETSLKVLSSGPSEQSQMSLSDSSMPPTPVTPVTPTTPALPTTPISPPPVSSVNKSGSTSVSEPAKSSSGVLLVSSPTMPQLGTMLSPASSQTPPSSQAAARVVSHSGSAGLPQVRVVAQPSLPAVPQQSAGPTQTLPQMPPGPQIRVPATATQTKVVPQAVMATVPIKAQTGAPSVQRPGPMQTGLTVTSLPAAASPVSKPATSSPGSSAPSASTTAVIQNVTGQNIIKQVAITGQLGVKPQTGNSIPLTATNFRIQGKDVLRLPPSSITTDAKGQTVLRITPDMMATLAKSQVTTVKLTQDLFGTGGGTAGKGISATLHVTSNPVHATDSPAKASSANAPSSAPAGTTVVKVTPDLKPAEPSSSAFRLMPALGVSVADQKGKNTVASSEAKPAATIRIVQGLGVMPPKAGQTITVAAHAKQGASVASGSGTVHSSAVSLPSMNAAVSKTVAVASGAANTPISIGTGAPTVRQVPVSTTVVSTSQAGKLPTRITVPLSVISQPMKGKSVVTAPIIKGNLGANLSGLGRNIILTTMPAGTKLIAGNKPVSFLTAQQLQQLQQQGQATQVRIQTVPASHLQQGTASGSSKAVSTVVVTTAPSPKQAPEQQ; this is encoded by the exons ATGACTCGAGTAAATGCTGGCAGGAAGGGCTCACTAGCAG CCTTATATGACTTGGCTGTCCTTAAAAAAAAggtgaaggaaaaagaggaaaagaaaaagaagaaaataaagctgaTTAAATCAGAGGCAGAGGATCTGGCTGAAACTTTGAGCAACACTGAAGGGGTCCCACCTCTCTCACAGGCCCCATCTCCACTGGCAATACCTTCTATCAAGGAAGA GCCCCTGGAAGACCTCAAGCCTTGCCTTGGAATCAATGAGATTTCTTCcagttttttctctcttctattagAGATCTTGCTTCTGGAGAATCAAGCTAGCCTTCCTATG CTGGAGGAAAGAGTTTTGGATTGGCAGTCATCTCCAGCCAGCTCCCTCAACAGCTGGTTCTCTGCAGCCCCTAACTGGGCTGAGTTGGTATTGCCTGCCCTTCAGTATCTTGCTGGAGAAAGCCGAG CTGTTCCTTCCAGTTTCTCTCCATTTGTTGAATTCAAAGAGAAAACCCAGCAGTGGAAATTGCTTG GCCAGTCTCAAGATAATGAAAAGGAATTAGCTGCGCTCTTCCAGCTGTGGCTAGAGACCAAAGACCAGGCCTTTTGTAag caagaaaatgaagacagCTCAGATGCTACAACACCTGTCCCTCGGGT AAGAACTGACTATGTGGTGCGGCCCAGCACTGGGGAGGAGAAACGGGTTTTTCAGGAGCAG GAGCGTTACAGATACAGCCAACCCCATAAGGCATTCACCTTTCGCATGCATGGCTTTGAGTCTGTGGTGGGGCCAGTGAAGGGTGTGTTTGACAAGGAGACTTCCCTCAACAAAGCTCGGGAACATTCCCTTCTGCGCTCTGACCGGCCTGCCTATGTCACCATCCTGTCTCTTG TTCGGGATGCAGCAGCTCGGCTGCCTAATGGAGAAGGCACACGGGCAGAGATCTGCGAACTGCTCAAGGACTCCCAGTTTCTTGCACCAGATGTTACCAGCACTCAG GTCAACACAGTAGTGAGTGGTGCCCTGGATCGACTACATTATGAAAAAGATCCTTGTGTGAAATATGACATTGGACGGAAGCTGTGGATCTACCTGCATCGGGACCGGAGCGAAGAAGAGTTTG AGCGGATTCACCAAGCACAAGCAGCTGCGGCTAAAGCCAGAAAAGCCCTTCAGCAAAAACCCAAGCCCCCATCCAAGGTG AAGTCCAATAGCAAGGAGACTTCATTAAAAGTCCTCAGCAGTGGACCTTCTGAGCAAAGCCAGATGAGCCTCAGTGACTCTAGTATGCCACCCACCCCAGTAACTCCTGTAACCCCCACCACACCAGCATTGCCTACCACCCCAATTTCCCCTCCGCCTGTGTCATCAGTGAACAAAAGTGGCTCTACTTCTGTCTCAGAACCAGCTAAGTCTAGTTCAGG GGTTCTTCTGGTGTCCTCACCAACAATGCCACAGCTAGGAACAATGCTATCCCCAGCTTCCAGCCAGACTCCACCCAGTTCACAGGCTGCTGCCCGAGTTGTAAGCCACTCTGGCTCAGCTGGACTGCCCCAGGTGCGGGTGGTGGCTCAACCTAGCCTTCCTGCTGTCCCACAGCAGTCAGCAGGACCAACACAGACACTGCCACAGATGCCACCAGGACCACAGATCCGGGTGCCAGCCACTGCCACACAGACCAAAGTAGTACCCCAG GCAGTCATGGCCACTGTTCCAATCAAAGCGCAAACTGGGGCACCCAGTGTACAGCGGCCTGGACCCATGCAGACAGGGCTTACGGTGACAAGTCTCCCTGCTGCAGCCAGCCCTGTGAGCAAGCCAGCCACAAGTTCCCCTGGGAGCTCGGCTCCAAGTGCCTCTACAACTGCAGTCATTCAAAATGTTACAGGACAGAACATCATCAAGCAG GTGGCCATCACTGGGCAGCTTGGTGTGAAGCCCCAGACAGGCAACAGCATCCCACTCACAGCCACAAACTTCCGAATTCAGGGTAAGGATGTACTGCGACTGCCGCCCTCTTCCATCACCACAGATGCCAAGGGCCAGACGGTTCTTCGAATCACACCGGACATGATGGCCACGTTGGCTAAGTCCCAAGTTACCACAGTAAAATTGACTCAGGACCTCTTCGGGACAGGAGGTGGTACTGCAGGCAAAGGCATCTCTGCCACCTTACATGTCACTTCCAATCCAGTCCATGCAACTGATAGCCCTGCCAAGGCCAGTTCAGCCAATGCTCCTTCATCTGCTCCAGCAGGCACCACTGTGGTCAAAGTGACTCCCGACCTCAAGCCAGCAGAGCCCTCCAGTTCAGCTTTTCGCTTGATGCCAGCCCTTGGTGTGAGTGTGGCAgatcagaagggaaaaaatacagTGGCCTCTTCAGAAGCGAAGCCAGCTGCCACAATTCGCATCGTGCAGGGCCTGGGAGTAATGCCTCCCAAAGCAGGCCAGACCATCACTGTTGCAGCCCATGCCAAGCAAGGGGCCTCAGTGGCCAGTGGGTCTGGAACTGTCCATTCTTCAGCAGTATCCTTGCCCAGTATGAATGCTGCTGTGTCCAAGACTGTGGCTGTAGCTTCTGGGGCTGCAAACACACCTATCAGCATCGGGACAGGAGCCCCCACTGTGCGGCAGGTCCCCGTCAGCACCACGGTTGTGTCCACGTCCCAGGCT gGGAAGCTACCTACACGGATCACAGTTCCACTGTCTGTGATTAGCCAGCCAATGAAGGGCAAGAGTGTGGTCACAGCCCCTATCATCAAAGGCAACCTGGGAGCCAA CCTGAGTGGCTTGGGCCGAAATATCATCCTCACCACCATGCCAGCAGGTACTAAGCTCATTGCTGGCAATAAGCCTGTTAGTTTCCTCACTGCCCAACAGTTGCAGCAACTTCAGCAGCAAGGTCAGGCCACACAG GTGCGCATCCAGACTGTTCCCGCATCTCACCTCCAGCAGGGTACAGCTTCTGGTTCCTCCAAAGCAGTCTCCACTGTTGTTGTGACCACAGCTCCATCTCCTAAACAGGCACCTGAACAGCAGTGA
- the Nfrkb gene encoding nuclear factor related to kappa-B-binding protein isoform X4, with protein sequence MDSLDHMLTDPLELGPCGDGHGTRIMEDCLLGGTRVSLPEDLLEDPEIFFDVVSLSTWQEVLSDSQREHLQQFLPHFPADSVEQQNELILALFSGENFRFGNPLHIAQKLFRDGHFNPEVVKYRQLCFKSQYKRYLNSQQQYFHRLLKQILASRSDLLEMARRSGPTLPFRQKRPSPSRSPEEREWRTQQRYLKVLREVKEECGDTAPSSDEEDLSSWLPSSPARSPSPAVPLRVVPTLSTTDMKTTDKIELGDSDLKIMLKKHHEKRKHQPDHPDLLTGDLTLSDIMTRVNAGRKGSLAALYDLAVLKKKVKEKEEKKKKKIKLIKSEAEDLAETLSNTEGVPPLSQAPSPLAIPSIKEEPLEDLKPCLGINEISSSFFSLLLEILLLENQASLPMLEERVLDWQSSPASSLNSWFSAAPNWAELVLPALQYLAGESRAVPSSFSPFVEFKEKTQQWKLLGQSQDNEKELAALFQLWLETKDQAFCKQENEDSSDATTPVPRVTDYVVRPSTGEEKRVFQEQERYRYSQPHKAFTFRMHGFESVVGPVKGVFDKETSLNKAREHSLLRSDRPAYVTILSLVRDAAARLPNGEGTRAEICELLKDSQFLAPDVTSTQVNTVVSGALDRLHYEKDPCVKYDIGRKLWIYLHRDRSEEEFERIHQAQAAAAKARKALQQKPKPPSKVKSNSKETSLKVLSSGPSEQSQMSLSDSSMPPTPVTPVTPTTPALPTTPISPPPVSSVNKSGSTSVSEPAKSSSGVLLVSSPTMPQLGTMLSPASSQTPPSSQAAARVVSHSGSAGLPQVRVVAQPSLPAVPQQSAGPTQTLPQMPPGPQIRVPATATQTKVVPQAVMATVPIKAQTGAPSVQRPGPMQTGLTVTSLPAAASPVSKPATSSPGSSAPSASTTAVIQNVTGQNIIKQVAITGQLGVKPQTGNSIPLTATNFRIQGKDVLRLPPSSITTDAKGQTVLRITPDMMATLAKSQVTTVKLTQDLFGTGGGTAGKGISATLHVTSNPVHATDSPAKASSANAPSSAPAGTTVVKVTPDLKPAEPSSSAFRLMPALGVSVADQKGKNTVASSEAKPAATIRIVQGLGVMPPKAGQTITVAAHAKQGASVASGSGTVHSSAVSLPSMNAAVSKTVAVASGAANTPISIGTGAPTVRQVPVSTTVVSTSQAGKLPTRITVPLSVISQPMKGKSVVTAPIIKGNLGANLSGLGRNIILTTMPAGTKLIAGNKPVSFLTAQQLQQLQQQGQATQVRIQTVPASHLQQGTASGSSKAVSTVVVTTAPSPKQAPEQQ encoded by the exons ATGGATTCCTTGGACCATATGCTGACAGATCCCTTGGAACTAGGTCCATGTGGAGATGGCCATGGTACACGAATTATGGAAGACTGCCTCTTGGGAGGCACCAGGGTTAGTCTACCTGAGGACCTTCTGGAGGAT CCTGAGATATTCTTTGATGTCGTCAGTCTCTCAACATGGCAGGAAGTATTAAGCGACTCTCAGCGGGAACACCTCCAGCAGTTTCTGCCTCATTTTCCTGCAGACAGTGTGGAGCAGCAGAATGAACTCATCCTAGCTCTGTTCAGTGGGGAGAACTTTCGCTTTGGAAACCCTTTGCACATTGCTCAGAAGCTTTTCCGAG atggacacttTAACCCTGAGGTGGTCAAGTATCGGCAGCTATGCTTCAAGTCACAGTACAAGCGATACCTCAACTCTCAGCAGCAGTATTTCCATCGACTGCTAAAGCAGATTCTTGCTTCCCGGAGT GATTTACTGGAGATGGCCCGAAGGAGTGGCCCAACCCTTCCCTTCAGGCAGAAGCGTCCTTCACCATCCCGAAGCCCTGAGGAGCGGGAGTGGCGGACCCAGCAGCGCTACTTGAAGGTCTTGAGGGAAGTGAAGGAGGAGTGTGGCGACACTGCCCCATCCTCTGATGAAGAGG atcTCAGCTCATGGCTTCCGAGCTCTCCAGCGCGTTCTCCTAGTCCTGCGGTGCCCCTGAGGGTGGTGCCCACGCTTTCCACCACGGATATGAAAACTACAG ATAAAATAGAACTGGGGGACAGTGACCTGAAGATAATGTTAAAGAAGCACCATGAGAAGCGGAAACATCAACCA GATCACCCGGACCTTTTGACAGGGGACCTGACCCTCAGTGACATCATGACTCGAGTAAATGCTGGCAGGAAGGGCTCACTAGCAG CCTTATATGACTTGGCTGTCCTTAAAAAAAAggtgaaggaaaaagaggaaaagaaaaagaagaaaataaagctgaTTAAATCAGAGGCAGAGGATCTGGCTGAAACTTTGAGCAACACTGAAGGGGTCCCACCTCTCTCACAGGCCCCATCTCCACTGGCAATACCTTCTATCAAGGAAGA GCCCCTGGAAGACCTCAAGCCTTGCCTTGGAATCAATGAGATTTCTTCcagttttttctctcttctattagAGATCTTGCTTCTGGAGAATCAAGCTAGCCTTCCTATG CTGGAGGAAAGAGTTTTGGATTGGCAGTCATCTCCAGCCAGCTCCCTCAACAGCTGGTTCTCTGCAGCCCCTAACTGGGCTGAGTTGGTATTGCCTGCCCTTCAGTATCTTGCTGGAGAAAGCCGAG CTGTTCCTTCCAGTTTCTCTCCATTTGTTGAATTCAAAGAGAAAACCCAGCAGTGGAAATTGCTTG GCCAGTCTCAAGATAATGAAAAGGAATTAGCTGCGCTCTTCCAGCTGTGGCTAGAGACCAAAGACCAGGCCTTTTGTAag caagaaaatgaagacagCTCAGATGCTACAACACCTGTCCCTCGGGT AACTGACTATGTGGTGCGGCCCAGCACTGGGGAGGAGAAACGGGTTTTTCAGGAGCAG GAGCGTTACAGATACAGCCAACCCCATAAGGCATTCACCTTTCGCATGCATGGCTTTGAGTCTGTGGTGGGGCCAGTGAAGGGTGTGTTTGACAAGGAGACTTCCCTCAACAAAGCTCGGGAACATTCCCTTCTGCGCTCTGACCGGCCTGCCTATGTCACCATCCTGTCTCTTG TTCGGGATGCAGCAGCTCGGCTGCCTAATGGAGAAGGCACACGGGCAGAGATCTGCGAACTGCTCAAGGACTCCCAGTTTCTTGCACCAGATGTTACCAGCACTCAG GTCAACACAGTAGTGAGTGGTGCCCTGGATCGACTACATTATGAAAAAGATCCTTGTGTGAAATATGACATTGGACGGAAGCTGTGGATCTACCTGCATCGGGACCGGAGCGAAGAAGAGTTTG AGCGGATTCACCAAGCACAAGCAGCTGCGGCTAAAGCCAGAAAAGCCCTTCAGCAAAAACCCAAGCCCCCATCCAAGGTG AAGTCCAATAGCAAGGAGACTTCATTAAAAGTCCTCAGCAGTGGACCTTCTGAGCAAAGCCAGATGAGCCTCAGTGACTCTAGTATGCCACCCACCCCAGTAACTCCTGTAACCCCCACCACACCAGCATTGCCTACCACCCCAATTTCCCCTCCGCCTGTGTCATCAGTGAACAAAAGTGGCTCTACTTCTGTCTCAGAACCAGCTAAGTCTAGTTCAGG GGTTCTTCTGGTGTCCTCACCAACAATGCCACAGCTAGGAACAATGCTATCCCCAGCTTCCAGCCAGACTCCACCCAGTTCACAGGCTGCTGCCCGAGTTGTAAGCCACTCTGGCTCAGCTGGACTGCCCCAGGTGCGGGTGGTGGCTCAACCTAGCCTTCCTGCTGTCCCACAGCAGTCAGCAGGACCAACACAGACACTGCCACAGATGCCACCAGGACCACAGATCCGGGTGCCAGCCACTGCCACACAGACCAAAGTAGTACCCCAG GCAGTCATGGCCACTGTTCCAATCAAAGCGCAAACTGGGGCACCCAGTGTACAGCGGCCTGGACCCATGCAGACAGGGCTTACGGTGACAAGTCTCCCTGCTGCAGCCAGCCCTGTGAGCAAGCCAGCCACAAGTTCCCCTGGGAGCTCGGCTCCAAGTGCCTCTACAACTGCAGTCATTCAAAATGTTACAGGACAGAACATCATCAAGCAG GTGGCCATCACTGGGCAGCTTGGTGTGAAGCCCCAGACAGGCAACAGCATCCCACTCACAGCCACAAACTTCCGAATTCAGGGTAAGGATGTACTGCGACTGCCGCCCTCTTCCATCACCACAGATGCCAAGGGCCAGACGGTTCTTCGAATCACACCGGACATGATGGCCACGTTGGCTAAGTCCCAAGTTACCACAGTAAAATTGACTCAGGACCTCTTCGGGACAGGAGGTGGTACTGCAGGCAAAGGCATCTCTGCCACCTTACATGTCACTTCCAATCCAGTCCATGCAACTGATAGCCCTGCCAAGGCCAGTTCAGCCAATGCTCCTTCATCTGCTCCAGCAGGCACCACTGTGGTCAAAGTGACTCCCGACCTCAAGCCAGCAGAGCCCTCCAGTTCAGCTTTTCGCTTGATGCCAGCCCTTGGTGTGAGTGTGGCAgatcagaagggaaaaaatacagTGGCCTCTTCAGAAGCGAAGCCAGCTGCCACAATTCGCATCGTGCAGGGCCTGGGAGTAATGCCTCCCAAAGCAGGCCAGACCATCACTGTTGCAGCCCATGCCAAGCAAGGGGCCTCAGTGGCCAGTGGGTCTGGAACTGTCCATTCTTCAGCAGTATCCTTGCCCAGTATGAATGCTGCTGTGTCCAAGACTGTGGCTGTAGCTTCTGGGGCTGCAAACACACCTATCAGCATCGGGACAGGAGCCCCCACTGTGCGGCAGGTCCCCGTCAGCACCACGGTTGTGTCCACGTCCCAGGCT gGGAAGCTACCTACACGGATCACAGTTCCACTGTCTGTGATTAGCCAGCCAATGAAGGGCAAGAGTGTGGTCACAGCCCCTATCATCAAAGGCAACCTGGGAGCCAA CCTGAGTGGCTTGGGCCGAAATATCATCCTCACCACCATGCCAGCAGGTACTAAGCTCATTGCTGGCAATAAGCCTGTTAGTTTCCTCACTGCCCAACAGTTGCAGCAACTTCAGCAGCAAGGTCAGGCCACACAG GTGCGCATCCAGACTGTTCCCGCATCTCACCTCCAGCAGGGTACAGCTTCTGGTTCCTCCAAAGCAGTCTCCACTGTTGTTGTGACCACAGCTCCATCTCCTAAACAGGCACCTGAACAGCAGTGA
- the Nfrkb gene encoding nuclear factor related to kappa-B-binding protein isoform X3, whose product MDSLDHMLTDPLELGPCGDGHGTRIMEDCLLGGTRVSLPEDLLEDPEIFFDVVSLSTWQEVLSDSQREHLQQFLPHFPADSVEQQNELILALFSGENFRFGNPLHIAQKLFRDGHFNPEVVKYRQLCFKSQYKRYLNSQQQYFHRLLKQILASRSDLLEMARRSGPTLPFRQKRPSPSRSPEEREWRTQQRYLKVLREVKEECGDTAPSSDEEDLSSWLPSSPARSPSPAVPLRVVPTLSTTDMKTTDKIELGDSDLKIMLKKHHEKRKHQPDHPDLLTGDLTLSDIMTRVNAGRKGSLAALYDLAVLKKKVKEKEEKKKKKIKLIKSEAEDLAETLSNTEGVPPLSQAPSPLAIPSIKEEPLEDLKPCLGINEISSSFFSLLLEILLLENQASLPMLEERVLDWQSSPASSLNSWFSAAPNWAELVLPALQYLAGESRAVPSSFSPFVEFKEKTQQWKLLGQSQDNEKELAALFQLWLETKDQAFCKQENEDSSDATTPVPRVRTDYVVRPSTGEEKRVFQEQERYRYSQPHKAFTFRMHGFESVVGPVKGVFDKETSLNKAREHSLLRSDRPAYVTILSLVRDAAARLPNGEGTRAEICELLKDSQFLAPDVTSTQVNTVVSGALDRLHYEKDPCVKYDIGRKLWIYLHRDRSEEEFERIHQAQAAAAKARKALQQKPKPPSKVKSNSKETSLKVLSSGPSEQSQMSLSDSSMPPTPVTPVTPTTPALPTTPISPPPVSSVNKSGSTSVSEPAKSSSGVLLVSSPTMPQLGTMLSPASSQTPPSSQAAARVVSHSGSAGLPQVRVVAQPSLPAVPQQSAGPTQTLPQMPPGPQIRVPATATQTKVVPQAVMATVPIKAQTGAPSVQRPGPMQTGLTVTSLPAAASPVSKPATSSPGSSAPSASTTAVIQNVTGQNIIKQVAITGQLGVKPQTGNSIPLTATNFRIQGKDVLRLPPSSITTDAKGQTVLRITPDMMATLAKSQVTTVKLTQDLFGTGGGTAGKGISATLHVTSNPVHATDSPAKASSANAPSSAPAGTTVVKVTPDLKPAEPSSSAFRLMPALGVSVADQKGKNTVASSEAKPAATIRIVQGLGVMPPKAGQTITVAAHAKQGASVASGSGTVHSSAVSLPSMNAAVSKTVAVASGAANTPISIGTGAPTVRQVPVSTTVVSTSQAGKLPTRITVPLSVISQPMKGKSVVTAPIIKGNLGANLSGLGRNIILTTMPAGTKLIAGNKPVSFLTAQQLQQLQQQGQATQVRIQTVPASHLQQGTASGSSKAVSTVVVTTAPSPKQAPEQQ is encoded by the exons ATGGATTCCTTGGACCATATGCTGACAGATCCCTTGGAACTAGGTCCATGTGGAGATGGCCATGGTACACGAATTATGGAAGACTGCCTCTTGGGAGGCACCAGGGTTAGTCTACCTGAGGACCTTCTGGAGGAT CCTGAGATATTCTTTGATGTCGTCAGTCTCTCAACATGGCAGGAAGTATTAAGCGACTCTCAGCGGGAACACCTCCAGCAGTTTCTGCCTCATTTTCCTGCAGACAGTGTGGAGCAGCAGAATGAACTCATCCTAGCTCTGTTCAGTGGGGAGAACTTTCGCTTTGGAAACCCTTTGCACATTGCTCAGAAGCTTTTCCGAG atggacacttTAACCCTGAGGTGGTCAAGTATCGGCAGCTATGCTTCAAGTCACAGTACAAGCGATACCTCAACTCTCAGCAGCAGTATTTCCATCGACTGCTAAAGCAGATTCTTGCTTCCCGGAGT GATTTACTGGAGATGGCCCGAAGGAGTGGCCCAACCCTTCCCTTCAGGCAGAAGCGTCCTTCACCATCCCGAAGCCCTGAGGAGCGGGAGTGGCGGACCCAGCAGCGCTACTTGAAGGTCTTGAGGGAAGTGAAGGAGGAGTGTGGCGACACTGCCCCATCCTCTGATGAAGAGG atcTCAGCTCATGGCTTCCGAGCTCTCCAGCGCGTTCTCCTAGTCCTGCGGTGCCCCTGAGGGTGGTGCCCACGCTTTCCACCACGGATATGAAAACTACAG ATAAAATAGAACTGGGGGACAGTGACCTGAAGATAATGTTAAAGAAGCACCATGAGAAGCGGAAACATCAACCA GATCACCCGGACCTTTTGACAGGGGACCTGACCCTCAGTGACATCATGACTCGAGTAAATGCTGGCAGGAAGGGCTCACTAGCAG CCTTATATGACTTGGCTGTCCTTAAAAAAAAggtgaaggaaaaagaggaaaagaaaaagaagaaaataaagctgaTTAAATCAGAGGCAGAGGATCTGGCTGAAACTTTGAGCAACACTGAAGGGGTCCCACCTCTCTCACAGGCCCCATCTCCACTGGCAATACCTTCTATCAAGGAAGA GCCCCTGGAAGACCTCAAGCCTTGCCTTGGAATCAATGAGATTTCTTCcagttttttctctcttctattagAGATCTTGCTTCTGGAGAATCAAGCTAGCCTTCCTATG CTGGAGGAAAGAGTTTTGGATTGGCAGTCATCTCCAGCCAGCTCCCTCAACAGCTGGTTCTCTGCAGCCCCTAACTGGGCTGAGTTGGTATTGCCTGCCCTTCAGTATCTTGCTGGAGAAAGCCGAG CTGTTCCTTCCAGTTTCTCTCCATTTGTTGAATTCAAAGAGAAAACCCAGCAGTGGAAATTGCTTG GCCAGTCTCAAGATAATGAAAAGGAATTAGCTGCGCTCTTCCAGCTGTGGCTAGAGACCAAAGACCAGGCCTTTTGTAag caagaaaatgaagacagCTCAGATGCTACAACACCTGTCCCTCGGGT AAGAACTGACTATGTGGTGCGGCCCAGCACTGGGGAGGAGAAACGGGTTTTTCAGGAGCAG GAGCGTTACAGATACAGCCAACCCCATAAGGCATTCACCTTTCGCATGCATGGCTTTGAGTCTGTGGTGGGGCCAGTGAAGGGTGTGTTTGACAAGGAGACTTCCCTCAACAAAGCTCGGGAACATTCCCTTCTGCGCTCTGACCGGCCTGCCTATGTCACCATCCTGTCTCTTG TTCGGGATGCAGCAGCTCGGCTGCCTAATGGAGAAGGCACACGGGCAGAGATCTGCGAACTGCTCAAGGACTCCCAGTTTCTTGCACCAGATGTTACCAGCACTCAG GTCAACACAGTAGTGAGTGGTGCCCTGGATCGACTACATTATGAAAAAGATCCTTGTGTGAAATATGACATTGGACGGAAGCTGTGGATCTACCTGCATCGGGACCGGAGCGAAGAAGAGTTTG AGCGGATTCACCAAGCACAAGCAGCTGCGGCTAAAGCCAGAAAAGCCCTTCAGCAAAAACCCAAGCCCCCATCCAAGGTG AAGTCCAATAGCAAGGAGACTTCATTAAAAGTCCTCAGCAGTGGACCTTCTGAGCAAAGCCAGATGAGCCTCAGTGACTCTAGTATGCCACCCACCCCAGTAACTCCTGTAACCCCCACCACACCAGCATTGCCTACCACCCCAATTTCCCCTCCGCCTGTGTCATCAGTGAACAAAAGTGGCTCTACTTCTGTCTCAGAACCAGCTAAGTCTAGTTCAGG GGTTCTTCTGGTGTCCTCACCAACAATGCCACAGCTAGGAACAATGCTATCCCCAGCTTCCAGCCAGACTCCACCCAGTTCACAGGCTGCTGCCCGAGTTGTAAGCCACTCTGGCTCAGCTGGACTGCCCCAGGTGCGGGTGGTGGCTCAACCTAGCCTTCCTGCTGTCCCACAGCAGTCAGCAGGACCAACACAGACACTGCCACAGATGCCACCAGGACCACAGATCCGGGTGCCAGCCACTGCCACACAGACCAAAGTAGTACCCCAG GCAGTCATGGCCACTGTTCCAATCAAAGCGCAAACTGGGGCACCCAGTGTACAGCGGCCTGGACCCATGCAGACAGGGCTTACGGTGACAAGTCTCCCTGCTGCAGCCAGCCCTGTGAGCAAGCCAGCCACAAGTTCCCCTGGGAGCTCGGCTCCAAGTGCCTCTACAACTGCAGTCATTCAAAATGTTACAGGACAGAACATCATCAAGCAG GTGGCCATCACTGGGCAGCTTGGTGTGAAGCCCCAGACAGGCAACAGCATCCCACTCACAGCCACAAACTTCCGAATTCAGGGTAAGGATGTACTGCGACTGCCGCCCTCTTCCATCACCACAGATGCCAAGGGCCAGACGGTTCTTCGAATCACACCGGACATGATGGCCACGTTGGCTAAGTCCCAAGTTACCACAGTAAAATTGACTCAGGACCTCTTCGGGACAGGAGGTGGTACTGCAGGCAAAGGCATCTCTGCCACCTTACATGTCACTTCCAATCCAGTCCATGCAACTGATAGCCCTGCCAAGGCCAGTTCAGCCAATGCTCCTTCATCTGCTCCAGCAGGCACCACTGTGGTCAAAGTGACTCCCGACCTCAAGCCAGCAGAGCCCTCCAGTTCAGCTTTTCGCTTGATGCCAGCCCTTGGTGTGAGTGTGGCAgatcagaagggaaaaaatacagTGGCCTCTTCAGAAGCGAAGCCAGCTGCCACAATTCGCATCGTGCAGGGCCTGGGAGTAATGCCTCCCAAAGCAGGCCAGACCATCACTGTTGCAGCCCATGCCAAGCAAGGGGCCTCAGTGGCCAGTGGGTCTGGAACTGTCCATTCTTCAGCAGTATCCTTGCCCAGTATGAATGCTGCTGTGTCCAAGACTGTGGCTGTAGCTTCTGGGGCTGCAAACACACCTATCAGCATCGGGACAGGAGCCCCCACTGTGCGGCAGGTCCCCGTCAGCACCACGGTTGTGTCCACGTCCCAGGCT gGGAAGCTACCTACACGGATCACAGTTCCACTGTCTGTGATTAGCCAGCCAATGAAGGGCAAGAGTGTGGTCACAGCCCCTATCATCAAAGGCAACCTGGGAGCCAA CCTGAGTGGCTTGGGCCGAAATATCATCCTCACCACCATGCCAGCAGGTACTAAGCTCATTGCTGGCAATAAGCCTGTTAGTTTCCTCACTGCCCAACAGTTGCAGCAACTTCAGCAGCAAGGTCAGGCCACACAG GTGCGCATCCAGACTGTTCCCGCATCTCACCTCCAGCAGGGTACAGCTTCTGGTTCCTCCAAAGCAGTCTCCACTGTTGTTGTGACCACAGCTCCATCTCCTAAACAGGCACCTGAACAGCAGTGA